CCCTGACCGATCAATCCACCCGGCAGGTGCAGGTCGATGCCGATGTGATCGAACGGCTCAAGGCCCGCTTCGGCGAGGAAAAGACGGTCGAGGCGGTCGCCACGGTGGCGGCCTACAACATGGTTTCGCGCTTTCTGGTCGCCCTGGCCGTCTGAGCAAGGGGTCAGCCTTGCACCGGTGCCACTTGCGTCAGCCAGTCGTGAAAGGCGCTGACCTCCGCGCGGCGCAGCGCCTTGGGCGTGGCCACCGCATAATAGGCCCAGGCCACCGGCCAGCGGCAATCGGGCAGCAGATGAACCAGCCGACCGCCCTCAAGCTCCTGCGCCACCAGCGCCTTGCGCACCAGCGCAACGCCTTGCCCGGCAAGGGCGGCCTGTATCACCGCCGCCGTGGAATTGATGGTGAGGCCGCGATCGCCGGGCGGCTGATTGGCGCCGCTGCGGGCCAGCCATTCGCTCCAGGATGGGAAATCGCCGCCCGGATGCGGCGTGCCGTCATGGATCAGCGTCTGCTGCGCGATCCAGCCGCCGGTGATCGCCTCATTCTCGGGCAGCAATGCGCGATGGCAGACAGCGATGATCTCCTCCCCCATCAGCCGCGCCGCCTTCACCCCTTTCCAGCTGCCAAGGCCGCAGCGGATGCCCAGATCCGCCTCATCCTGTGCCAGATCGACCACCCGGTCGGAGACGTCGAGCCGCACATCGATGGCCGGATGGCGCGTGGAGAAATCGGCCAGACGCGGCAGCAGCCAATTGGCCACCAGCGCCTGAGACGCCGTGACCACCACGATGGAGCGCGCCTTGCGCCCGCGCAAGCGGGCAAGGCCTGCCTCAAGCCTGTCGAGCCCGGTGGCGATGTCGTCCAGCGCTTCACGCGCCTCCTCCACCGGGACCAGACGCTCTGCGCCGGAGCGCGAGCGGCGGAACAGCGGATAGCCCACCCAATCCTCTAGCGAGCGAACCAACTGCCCCACGGCAGGCGGCGTCACCCCGAGTTCGGTCGCGGCGCCGACAAAGCTTCCGTGTCGAGCAGCGGCCTCAAGGGCTTGCAGGGATTTCAGGCGTGTGAGGAATCGCATGGGGGCAAGACTAGATCATGCGGAGGCCGGGCAGCAAAGATTTTCTTTTCCGGCGATGCTTCTTCTTTGCCTCGCCACTCGGCCCCAAACAGACGATCAGCCTCCCGCAAAGAGCTGAAGGAGCGCCGATGACCGACTTCTACCCCGGAGCCCTGCCACTATCGGGACAGGCCATTCAGCTTATTGAAGAGGCTGCGCGGACCATGGGGTGCTCCTGCGCCACCTTTGTTGCCTTGGCCGCTACAGAGCTTGCCGAGCAGATCGCCGTAAAGGCGCCGCAGCCCTTGGGGCACGGACCGGCCTGCACCTTTATGCCCGTTATCTGATCGCTATTTTCGCCAAAAGGATTGCACCATGCTCGACGGAAAGACTGCTCTTGTCACCGGAGGCTCCAGCGGCATCGGTCTGGCCGCTGCCCGCACGCTGCGCGATCATGGTGCGCGCGTTGCCATCATGGGCCGCTCACCGGAGAAGCTTGAGGCGGCAAGGCTGGCGCTGGGCGAGGATGTTCTGGCCATCCATGGCGATGTTGCCTCGCTGGATGATCTGGCGCGTATGCGTCAGAAGCTGGAGGCGGGTTTCGGCACGCTCGACATTCTGTTCGCCAATGCCGGGATCGCGCATGGCACTCCCATCACCACGACCGATGAGGCCACTTACAGTCGCATGATGGATGTGAACGTCAAGGGCGTGTTCTTCACGGTGCAAGCGGTCTTGCCGTTGATGCGTGAAGGCGGTTCGATTGTTCTCAACACATCGTGGCTCAATCAGGTGGGCACGCCGGGGCGGGCCATTCTCTCGGCTTCCAAGGCGGCGGTGCGCTCTTTTGCACGCACCATGTCGGCGGAACTGCTGGAGCGCGGCATCCGCGTCAATGCCGTCAGCCCCGGCTCGATCGAGACGCCGATCCATCGCGGCAAGGATCAGAGCGAAGCCGATTTCCGTGCCTATGCCGAAAGGGTGGGCGGGCAGGTTCCGTTGGGCCGCATGGGGCGGCCAGAGGAAATCGCGGCGGCGGTGCTGTTTCTGGCCAGCGATGCCTCCAGCTATATGCTGGGCGCCGAGATCGTCGTCGATGGCGGAAGGGCGGAGCTTTAGGTCATGCGCATCAACGATGATCTGTCGATCCCCGCGCTGGTCCATGCCGCCGCGCTGGACTGGGTGCCCAGTCCGGCCGCCGGGGTGGAGCGCCGCATGCTGTTCCGCATCGGCGAGGAAAAAGCGCGCGCCACCTCGATCGTGCGCTATGCGCCGGGCAGCGCCTTTGCCCGCCACGGTCACCCTGGTGGCGAGGAATTTCTGGTGCTGAGCGGCACCTTTCAGGACGAGACCGGCGACTTTCCGGCGGGCAGCTATG
The Novosphingobium terrae DNA segment above includes these coding regions:
- a CDS encoding LysR substrate-binding domain-containing protein; this translates as MRFLTRLKSLQALEAAARHGSFVGAATELGVTPPAVGQLVRSLEDWVGYPLFRRSRSGAERLVPVEEAREALDDIATGLDRLEAGLARLRGRKARSIVVVTASQALVANWLLPRLADFSTRHPAIDVRLDVSDRVVDLAQDEADLGIRCGLGSWKGVKAARLMGEEIIAVCHRALLPENEAITGGWIAQQTLIHDGTPHPGGDFPSWSEWLARSGANQPPGDRGLTINSTAAVIQAALAGQGVALVRKALVAQELEGGRLVHLLPDCRWPVAWAYYAVATPKALRRAEVSAFHDWLTQVAPVQG
- a CDS encoding SDR family oxidoreductase, translated to MLDGKTALVTGGSSGIGLAAARTLRDHGARVAIMGRSPEKLEAARLALGEDVLAIHGDVASLDDLARMRQKLEAGFGTLDILFANAGIAHGTPITTTDEATYSRMMDVNVKGVFFTVQAVLPLMREGGSIVLNTSWLNQVGTPGRAILSASKAAVRSFARTMSAELLERGIRVNAVSPGSIETPIHRGKDQSEADFRAYAERVGGQVPLGRMGRPEEIAAAVLFLASDASSYMLGAEIVVDGGRAEL